One part of the Candidatus Oleimmundimicrobium sp. genome encodes these proteins:
- a CDS encoding HTH domain-containing protein — protein MAELKWKEAIVKVFEDEKKALHYTDIAELIAERDYRKSLGATPLDTVSAVITTDINTNKEKSIFAKVDKGIYILRKFLDDRAQLVTEETEAEMVTTQKTTKERYKIINAFGIYWNRNLVYWKTTPDLLGIQQIGASEVNFKDQIGIYLLHDSRETIYIGQAIDQPLGQRLKNHTNDRLGGRWDRFSWFGFYPVNETGKLLNDIKLDKITVQHLGDILEAILIESIEPRQNRKQGNLFFGLEYLQQEAPEIKKRLKEQIIRELTDKL, from the coding sequence ATGGCAGAATTAAAATGGAAAGAAGCAATTGTAAAAGTTTTTGAAGATGAGAAAAAAGCACTTCACTACACGGACATTGCAGAACTAATTGCTGAAAGGGATTACAGAAAATCCTTGGGTGCAACGCCACTTGACACTGTTAGCGCAGTCATAACAACTGACATTAACACAAACAAAGAAAAATCCATTTTTGCCAAGGTTGACAAAGGAATTTATATTCTAAGAAAATTTCTTGACGACAGAGCCCAGCTTGTGACTGAAGAAACAGAAGCGGAAATGGTTACTACTCAAAAAACGACAAAAGAACGCTATAAAATTATTAATGCTTTTGGCATTTATTGGAACAGAAATCTTGTTTACTGGAAAACAACACCTGATTTGCTGGGAATTCAACAAATTGGAGCATCAGAAGTAAACTTCAAAGACCAAATCGGTATTTATTTGCTTCATGACAGTAGAGAAACCATTTACATTGGACAAGCTATTGATCAACCGCTTGGACAGCGTTTGAAAAATCACACGAATGATCGACTTGGCGGACGGTGGGACAGGTTTTCTTGGTTCGGTTTTTATCCAGTAAATGAAACCGGCAAACTTTTAAACGACATCAAATTAGATAAAATTACGGTCCAACATTTAGGTGATATTTTAGAAGCAATACTTATTGAAAGCATTGAGCCAAGACAAAATAGGAAACAAGGCAATCTATTTTTTGGACTTGAGTATTTGCAACAAGAAGCACCTGAAATCAAGAAGCGATTAAAAGAACAAATTATAAGAGAACTGACTGATAAATTATGA